The following nucleotide sequence is from Pseudonocardia abyssalis.
GGGTTCAAGGGTCCCGACCAGCAGAAGCCGGCCGGCGTCCTGTCCGGCGGCGAGCGCAACCGGCTCAACCTCGCGCTCACCCTCAAGGAGGGCGGGAACCTCATCCTCCTCGACGAACCCACCAACGACCTCGACGTCGAGACGTTGGGTTCGCTGGAGAACGCGCTGGAGCAGTTCCCCGGGTGCGCGGTCGTGATCTCCCACGACCGGTGGTTCCTCGACCGGGTCTGCACCCACATCCTCTCGTGGGAGGGCACGGACGAGAACCCGGCGTCGTGGTTCTGGTTCGAGGGCAACTTCGAGGCCTACGAGGCCAACAAGTTGCAGCGGCTCGGGGCGGAGGCCGCGCGCCCGCATCGGGTGACCCACCGTAAGCTCACGCGCGACTGAGCGCGGGCGCTACCCCGGCTGGTGGAGTCGGCTGGCTCATCCGGGGGTGCCCCGGCACTTCAGGAGGTCACGTGGAGTCGGCGAGTGCCCATGGATCGGCGGTCCCCCGGTCGGTGTCCGCACAGCAGGTGTTCGCCGCGACCACCGCGCTCCGGTGGACCCGGCCCGATCTCGCGGGGGCGTTGGCCGGGCACCTGATGGAGTCGGCCGACGGGGCCTCCGACCGGGACTCCTGGCTGACGGCCGCCGGATGGCGGGTGCACGCTGCGGCGGCCGTCGGCGACGGCCGCGAGATCGCCTCGGAGGTCCTGGAGGCGTTGTCGAGGTGGGGCTCGGACGCACTCATGGCCCCGGCCGCCGTGCGGCTCCGGCTCGAGCTGGCCGTGCTGGGCCACGACGCGGGGGAGACGGGCACCGCGACGGCGCTGCTCGGCAGCGTGCCCGGGGACGACGCGGATCCGGAGGTCCTGGCGGACGCCGCCATCGCGCGCCTGCGTTGCGGCGGCGACGGGCCGCTCGACCCGACCGACTCGCTGGCGGCGTGGACGTCCGTCGGTGGCCCGGCGGCGCAGGTGGGCTCGGCCGCCGCGCTCCTGCTGACGGCCGCCGCGGACCGCAGGAACGGCCGACCCGTCGAGGCCGTGGCCCGTGCGGCCGACGGCCTCAGCCGGCTCGATCGCGCCCGGCCGTCCCCGCGGGCCCTCAGCCCGTCGCCCCACCTGGCCGCAGCACTCGCGGCCGAGTGGATCTCTTCGCTGATCGAGGCGGGCCGCTCCGACCAGGCGAGCGAGGGCAGCAGGCCGCTGCGTGAGCGGCTCGTCGAGCACACCCGCCCGACGCGGCAGCTGGCCCTGCTCCGCCTCACCCTCACGCGGGTGGCCGCGGCGGAGGCGGGAGGGGCTGCGGGCGACCTCGTGCGGGAGCTGGAGCGGGCCGCGCACGAGGCGGCCGCGAGTGACACCCCGGAGCTCGAGCACATCTGCCGGACCGCGCTGGGAGAGGTCCACGAGTTCGCCGGCCGGTCGGATGCGGCGCGGGAGTCCGTGCGGCTCGCGGTCGTCGCCGACCGCCGCCACCGGGTCCGGGCCGCCCGATTCCGCACCGCGCTCGTGTCGCTGCCGGGTCTCGTCGCGGGCCCCGGCGCAGCGCCGCCGTCGGCCTCCGTGGTCGAGGAGGCGCCGGACCGGCGGCTCAGGGAGATCCGTCGGATCATCGGCGGCGAGGGCGGACGGCGCACCCCCGACAGGGAGAGGCCCGTCGTCGAGCCGCACCCCGCACGCGAGACCGGGCCCGCCGGGTCGGCCGACCGCACCGCCAAGCTGCGCGCGGTGCAGGCGGCGTCGATGGCGGAGCACCGCCCGCCGGACACCGCGCCCGACGGTGCCGGTCGGGGTCGGCGCAGGCGACGCGCGGAGGGCGGGAGCGAAGCCCCCGCGAACGGGACGGCATGGGGCGCGGTGGCCTGGACGAACGGCCACGGCGACCCGGACGGGCGGGACGACGGCTCGGGGTTGAAGACGAACGGCCGGGCCACGCACGACCGGTCTGCGCACGACCGGTCTGCGCACGACCGGTCTGCGCACGACCGGTCTGCGGGCGACGACTCCGCGGGTGTCCGGCCTGCTGGCGACCGGTCTGCTGGCGACCGGGCTTCCGACGATCGAGCTTCCGACGACCGGGGAACCGGCCGGGGCGTGCACGGCCGGGGTGCGAACGGCCGGGGTGCGAACGGCAACGGGTCGGGCGAGACGGCGTCGGGCGAGACGGCGTCCGGCGAGACGGCGTCCGGCGAGACGGGGTCCGGCGGCACGGCGTCCGGCGGCACGGGTGCGGGGGGCCACTCCCGCGTGGACCGAGCGACCCGTCGCTCCGGCGGCCCGGCCGGATCCGCCGCACAGGACCGGCCGGATCCGTGGTCGACCGGCGTCTGGTCGGCCGGGGCGTGGGCCGTGGATGCCGTGCCGGCGCCCGCGCACCGTGCCGACCCCGGTCCGGCGCCGCACCGTGCGGACGCCGCCCAGGCCGACGAAGCACCGGTCGAGTCGGACGGGCCGGTGAACGGGCACTCCGGACGGACCGCGGTCGCGTCGGCGCTGGCCGATCCGGAGGCCTGGCTGGCGTCGGCGCTCGCCGACCTGGACCGGATCTGGGGGCGGCGCCCCGACGGACAGGACACCGGCCGGGAGAACACCAGCCAGGAGAGCGCCGACGAGCAGGTCGTCGACCGGGTGGAGCACGACCGTCCCGGCGGGGAACCGGCGTCGCCGCGGTGCGTGGTCGTGATCGACCTGGCCCGGGGCGGCGTGCGCCTGCCCGCCGATGAGTCGGCCCCGACCATGCGGCGCGTCGCGCGGCGGCTGGCACAGCGGCTCCCGACGTCGGGGCGGCTCGACCGCAGCACACCGGACGCGGTGTCGGTGGTCCTGGCCGACGGCGATCGCGCCGCAGCCGCGGAGTGGATGCGACGGGTGGTCCCGGCCCTCGTCGACGGATTGGCCGTCGACGCCGCGGTGCAGGGTGCGCTGCTGCGCGCCGCCGTGCACGACGAGCACGGGGTGGTGGGTGCGCAGGTCCTGCAGCGCCTCGACGGCGGCCGGTCCCGGCCGGACGCGGACCCCGCGTCGATCCCGTCCGGGCAGGCGGCGCGGCGATCGGAGGCCGCTGACGGTGGTCGGCCCGCCGACGGTCTCGACGTCCCGGCCGCCCCGGTCGCGGGGCCCGTCGATGCCGGTCGATCTGTGACCGGCATCGAGGTCACCGCGATGCAGGGCCCGTTGCACACCGGGCCCGGTCGAGCCGTGGACGGTCCCGACGCCCCCGCCGCGCGGGGCCTGTCGCACGCCGAGCCCGGCCGGTCCGTCGACGGTCCCGACACCCGAGGGCCGTCCCGGCCCGACGGCGCCGACGTCCCGGGTTCCCACCCGCCGGGGCCGGCCGTCGGTCCGGGCGCCCCTGGCCGCCACGACGACTCGGGTGGGCGTCGGCCGTACCTGCCCGACGGGGTGGTCGTGCGGCCGGGTTCCGGCGGACGGCGGCACCGACGCGGCGACGGTCCCACGCCGGACCCACTCGGGGCCGACGCGACGCCCGGTCCGACGACGGGCGGGCCGACCGATCCGGAGCCGACCCTTCGGGCCCCGACCACGTCCGAGCCGGATCCGGCAGCGGGACCCCCGAGGGCGCACGGGCCCGGCGAACAGCGCACGACACCCGCCTCGGCGGGCCCGTCCTCGACCGACGGGCTGGGTCTGGCCGACCTGCTCGCCGGAGCGCTCGCCGCGTACCGGGGCATCTGAGCCGGTCTCGGGGGGTGATCGCGGCGTCACCCGACCGGGGAGCCCTGCCCGGACGTGTGGGCATAGGGTGGCCCCGTCCCCGATCATCCAACCCCGGAGCGGCATGTGACCACCGGCGAGCGGGCGACGAAGCCCGGCCCCGAACTGACGGCCCTGCGTTCGCTCTACGCACGGCACGCCCCTGACCTGGAGCGACTCTCCGGCGACCACCTCCCGATGCTGCTCGACGCGGCGCGCTCGCACGTCGAGCTGGCCGGGCGGCGGGCGGCGGGGGAGCCGCTGATCCGGGTCCGGGCCGCGCAGCCCGACGGTGGGCCGGCGGCCGGACCGGTGGTCGAGGTCGTCACCGACGACATGCCGTTCCTGGTGCAGTCGTTGCTCGCGGCGGTCGCCCGGGCGGGTGGCGAGGTCACGCGGGTGATCCACCCGATCGTCGTGGTCCGCCGCGACGCCGACGGGGGCCTCGACGACGTGCTCACCGACGCCGACCCGGCCGCGCCTCCCGCGGACGGCACCGTCGAGTCCTGGATCCACCTCGACCTGGAGCCGCTGGACCTCTCGTCCGACGACCTGGCCGCACGGCTGTCCGAGGTCCTGCGCGAGGTCCGCGAGATCGTCGACGACGCCGAACCGATGATCGCGACGGCGCTGCGGATCGCCGACGGCCTGCCGTCGCGGGCCCCGGCCGACGCCACGGCCCAGCCCCGCGACGTGGCGGACCTGCTGCGCTGGCTCGCCGACGGCCACGTCACGTTCCTCGGGTACCGCCACTACCGCGCCACGCCCGACGGCGAACTGGTCGCCGAACCCGCTTCCGGCCTCGGGGTGCTCCGCCGCGACGCCGCGGCCCGCGCGTTCGCCCCGCACGTCGACACCCCCCCGGGGCGGCCCGACCTGCTGGTCATCACGCGCGCGAGCGAGGTCGGCCCGCTGCGTCCCGAGCACCCGTACCACCTGGCGGTGGCCACCGTCGACGGCGAGGGCCGGCTCACCGGTGAGCACCGCTTCCTGGGCCTGCTGACGGTGCCGGCGCTCTACGAGAGCGTCCTCGACATCCCGGTGATCGCCCGCCGCGTGCGCGACGCGGTCCACCGGGCCGGGTTCCCGTTGGAGTCCTACTCGGGGCAGCAGATGCTCGAGGTCATCTCCGAGCTGCCCCGCGAGGAGCTGTTCAGCGCGGGCGTCGAGCGGCTCCACGACACCGCCGTCGGCGTGCTCGCCGTCGCCGGGCGGCGCGCGGTGCGGCTGTTCCTGCGCCCCGACCCGTACCGCCGCTTCGTGTCGTGCCTGGTCTACCTGCCGCGCGACCGCTACACGACCTCCTCGCGCCTCGCGATGGCCGACGTCCTGCAGCGCAGGCTCGGCGGCACGGGCGTCGACCACACCGCCCGGGTGTCGGAGTCGGCACTCGCGCTCGTCCAGTTCACCGTGCACACCCCGCCCGACGCGGCCGGTTTCGACGACGTCGACGTGTCGACGCTGCAGGACGAGCTGACCGGGGCCGTCCGCACCTGGGACGACCGGCTGCAGTCCACCCCCGAGGGCGCCGAGGTCGGGGCGCTGCTGACCGGCGTGCCGGAGACGTACAAGGCCGCGGTCGACCCGCAGCATGCGGTGGCCGACCTGCGTCGGATCGCCGCGCTGAGCGGCCCCGGCGACTTCTCGGTGCGCCTGCACGACTCGCAGCCCGGCGGGACGCGGCGGTTCGGGCTCTACCTCGCCGGCGCCCCCGCGACGCTGACGGCCGTCCTGCCGCTGCTGCAGCAGCTCGGCGTGGAGGTCCTCGACGAGCGCCCGTCGGAGTTCGTCCGGCCCGACGGGCTGCGGTGCTTCCTCTACGAGTTCGGCGTGCGCGTCGACGAGGCCACCCGCGCCGCGCTGGCCGGGCGGTCCGAGGCGGAGGTGGAGTCCGGGTTCAGCGAGGCGTTCAGCGCGGCCTGGCGCGGCGACGCCGAGACCGACCGGTTCTCCGCGCTCGTGCTCCGGGCCGGGCTGCCGTGGCGCGAGGTGGCGGTGCTGCGCGCCTACGCCCGCTACGCGCGCCAGATCGGGAGCCCCTACAGCCCGCAGTACATGGCCGACACGCTGTTGATGCAGCCCGCTGTGGCCGCGGCGCTCGTCGGTGTGTTCCGGGCCCGGTTCGACCCGGCCGTGCCCGACCGCGCGCGGGCCGAGTCCGCCGCGCTCGCCGGGGCCCGCGCCCTGATCGACGCCGTCACCGGCCTCGACGCCGACCGGATCCTGCGCGGTTACCTGGCGATGATCACCGCGACGCTGCGCACCAACTGGTTCCGCCACCGCGGGTTCTTCTCGTTCAAGATCGACCCGTCGGCCGTGCCGGACATGCCGGCACCGCGTCCGAAGTTCGAGATCTGGGTGTACTCGCCTCGGGTCGAGGGCGTACACCTGCGGTTCGGGGCCGTCGCGCGCGGGGGTCTGCGCTGGTCGGACCGGCCGCAGGACTTCCGCACGGAGATCCTCGGGCTGGTCAAGGCGCAGGCCGTGAAGAACGCGGTGATCGTGCCGGTCGGGGCCAAGGGCGGGTTCTTCGTCCGCGCGGCGCGGCCGGAGCCTGCCGAGGTCGAGGCCTGCTACCGCATGTTCATCTCGGGGCTGCTCGACGTCACCGACAATCTCGTGGACGGGGCGACGGTGCCCCCGCCGGACGTCGTGCGCCACGACGGCGACGACTCCTACCTGGTCGTGGCCGCCGACAAGGGCACCGCGCGGTTCTCCGACACCGCCAACGAGGTCGCGGCGTCGTACGGCTTCTGGCTCGGCGACGCGTTCGCCTCCGGCGGTTCCGTCGGTTACGACCACAAGGCCATGGGGATCACGGCGAAGGGGGCGTGGGAGA
It contains:
- a CDS encoding NAD-glutamate dehydrogenase, whose translation is MTTGERATKPGPELTALRSLYARHAPDLERLSGDHLPMLLDAARSHVELAGRRAAGEPLIRVRAAQPDGGPAAGPVVEVVTDDMPFLVQSLLAAVARAGGEVTRVIHPIVVVRRDADGGLDDVLTDADPAAPPADGTVESWIHLDLEPLDLSSDDLAARLSEVLREVREIVDDAEPMIATALRIADGLPSRAPADATAQPRDVADLLRWLADGHVTFLGYRHYRATPDGELVAEPASGLGVLRRDAAARAFAPHVDTPPGRPDLLVITRASEVGPLRPEHPYHLAVATVDGEGRLTGEHRFLGLLTVPALYESVLDIPVIARRVRDAVHRAGFPLESYSGQQMLEVISELPREELFSAGVERLHDTAVGVLAVAGRRAVRLFLRPDPYRRFVSCLVYLPRDRYTTSSRLAMADVLQRRLGGTGVDHTARVSESALALVQFTVHTPPDAAGFDDVDVSTLQDELTGAVRTWDDRLQSTPEGAEVGALLTGVPETYKAAVDPQHAVADLRRIAALSGPGDFSVRLHDSQPGGTRRFGLYLAGAPATLTAVLPLLQQLGVEVLDERPSEFVRPDGLRCFLYEFGVRVDEATRAALAGRSEAEVESGFSEAFSAAWRGDAETDRFSALVLRAGLPWREVAVLRAYARYARQIGSPYSPQYMADTLLMQPAVAAALVGVFRARFDPAVPDRARAESAALAGARALIDAVTGLDADRILRGYLAMITATLRTNWFRHRGFFSFKIDPSAVPDMPAPRPKFEIWVYSPRVEGVHLRFGAVARGGLRWSDRPQDFRTEILGLVKAQAVKNAVIVPVGAKGGFFVRAARPEPAEVEACYRMFISGLLDVTDNLVDGATVPPPDVVRHDGDDSYLVVAADKGTARFSDTANEVAASYGFWLGDAFASGGSVGYDHKAMGITAKGAWESVKRHFRELGVDTQTQPFTVVGVGDMSGDVFGNGMLLSRHIRLVAAFDHRHVFVDPTPDAATTFVERERMFALPRSSWDDYDRSLISAGGGVWARTEKSVPVGAEIRAALGLADDVTRLSPPELIAAILRAPVDLLWNGGIGTYVKAVDETHDAAGDKANDAVRADGAELRVKVVGEGGNLGLTQKGRIEFARAGGKINTDAIDNSAGVDCSDHEVNIKILLDRLVAAGELEKGARNAVLVEMTDEVSELVLADNRDQNAVLGIARAHAADMTGVHGRLTADLVERYGLVRTLEVLPDAAGFAALEAAGQGLSSPELSTLLAHTKLDLTAQVLATDLPDVSAFASRVPEYFPHAIRERFPAAIAGHPLRREIVTTQLVNEMVDGAGMTYVFRLGEETGASATDAVRAYAVTTAVFDLPALWTELRDPGIPTAVADQIVLESRRLLDRGSRWFLTNRPQPLAVGAEAARFAATVRGLRAQLPGLLRGRELEAVQERARQLGAAGVGAECSLRSGALMYGYGLLDVVELVELSERDREPREPREVAELYYAMSEHLGIDLALTSVSALERGDRWHALARLALRDDLYGSLRSVTLDALREAAPGTPVEDAIAQWEQANASRLVRARAALYEVGTAGQLDLATLSVVSRQLRGLAR